In Thermoplasmata archaeon, the sequence GGTCGTGGCCTCCGCGGTTGACACCTTCCCGTTCGCGACCGCGATGAGGAAGGACCGCTTCTTGTCGCTCGCGCTGCAGACCACGCGCATGTCGTGACCCTTCATGGCCTTCGCCCACTCCGGGTCCGCATTGAGCCGCCGCCCGATCTCCTCGAAAAACTCCCGCGTGTAGAACTGGATCATCCGAGGCGCCCATCCATTCATGTGGGCCAGGGGCAAGAACCCTTCGTGCGGTAAGCTACGGAGGGATACATACCGTTCTGTTCGGGGATCCCAAACCGAGTCAGCCGAGCCGCTCGCGGAGAATCCGCCGCAGCCCTCGACGGAGATGCTGGCTCACCGTGTTCCGGCTCATCCCCGTGAGGGAGGCGATTTTGTCCAAGCCCACCCGTGCGGGGATGTCGAAGTAGCCCAGGTTCCATGCCAGGCTCAGAACCTCGCGCTGGCGGGCGGTCAGGTCTCCCCCGGTCTCCGCCGCGCTCCGTCGGACCCGGCTCCGGCTCCTGAGCTCGAACGGCACGCGGAGGGTCGCGAGGAGTCCCAGAATCGCCTTCTCCGCCTCCTCGTCTGTGACGAACGTGAGTACCGCCCGCTCCCGACCCACCACGGTCGGTGGGATCGGCGTAATGCCCGCACCCAGCTCCTCCAAGAGGTCCTCCAGGATGCCGGGCGTCGCCTGGCGCAGCAGGGC encodes:
- a CDS encoding SCP2 sterol-binding domain-containing protein, which produces MPLAHMNGWAPRMIQFYTREFFEEIGRRLNADPEWAKAMKGHDMRVVCSASDKKRSFLIAVANGKVSTAEATTETSADYRFEGRYAAWVDLCKGAAEMDRLIQQGKIRLAGSMTDVMGLMGPLNRIVMTARSFPKDF
- a CDS encoding helix-turn-helix domain-containing protein, with the protein product MAFWRISVDVPSEPLIRAGLLPAAFFRHNTSIEILRVYAFQPREQMFLVRVTRAARPWTEAQIARQREALRRRYRLRDFEVVEVGPDGRTYVALLRQATPGILEDLLEELGAGITPIPPTVVGRERAVLTFVTDEEAEKAILGLLATLRVPFELRSRSRVRRSAAETGGDLTARQREVLSLAWNLGYFDIPARVGLDKIASLTGMSRNTVSQHLRRGLRRILRERLG